Proteins co-encoded in one Ignavibacteria bacterium genomic window:
- a CDS encoding prolyl oligopeptidase family serine peptidase, translated as MRLKTRILLFLFLSFSGTLYSQDSVNLAFFSPKAEYEQLDKGNNDKSTIINKLFIYTPKEYRKNNTKYPLVYLLHGWAGSSYDWKVNYDIQKLADLYKMIIVLPDGYYDSWYVNSNDRKELQYESAFWKRVVPYIESKYRVDEKNRFITGLSMGGHGAISFYLKKDGYFKAAGSMSGILDITKFSGKWGIKKRLGDYAKNKKVWEKNSAIHLLKNFKGKKEKLKIFIACGKKDFAFGVNSSFAKEAASRKVPILNLADSGDHNWEYWTTHVEKQILFFSLVSQNKSMKDIKKILKL; from the coding sequence GTGAGACTCAAAACCAGAATCCTGTTATTCCTTTTCCTTTCCTTTTCCGGGACTCTGTATTCACAGGATTCCGTAAACCTAGCTTTTTTTTCTCCAAAGGCAGAATATGAGCAGCTCGACAAGGGGAATAATGACAAGTCGACGATCATCAACAAGCTTTTCATCTATACGCCGAAGGAATACAGAAAGAACAATACCAAATATCCGCTTGTTTATCTCCTTCACGGGTGGGCAGGTTCATCGTATGACTGGAAAGTAAACTATGATATCCAAAAGCTTGCCGACCTCTACAAGATGATTATAGTACTTCCCGACGGCTACTATGATTCCTGGTATGTGAACAGCAACGACCGAAAAGAACTGCAATATGAGAGCGCATTTTGGAAAAGGGTTGTCCCTTACATAGAGAGCAAATACCGGGTCGATGAGAAAAACAGGTTCATTACCGGCTTGAGCATGGGTGGTCACGGTGCCATATCATTTTATCTCAAAAAAGATGGCTATTTCAAGGCAGCCGGGTCGATGAGCGGAATACTGGACATCACCAAGTTCTCCGGTAAGTGGGGAATTAAAAAGAGACTCGGAGACTATGCGAAGAACAAAAAAGTTTGGGAAAAGAATTCTGCGATTCACCTTTTGAAAAACTTCAAAGGGAAGAAAGAGAAACTGAAAATCTTCATTGCCTGTGGTAAAAAGGATTTTGCTTTTGGGGTCAATTCCTCCTTTGCAAAAGAGGCAGCCTCAAGGAAAGTGCCAATTTTGAACCTTGCTGATTCAGGTGATCATAACTGGGAATACTGGACGACCCATGTGGAGAAACAAATTTTGTTTTTTAGTCTGGTATCTCAAAACAAATCGATGAAAGATATCAAGAAGATACTGAAACTGTAA
- a CDS encoding PD40 domain-containing protein has product MKSILLLLISMVIFNFSATAQNADSMVFKGEKRLKNIKMITDGGENAEAYLSFDNKKLIFQAKTKGMECDQIFTMNIDGTDKKMVSTGHGRTTCSYFMPGDESIIYASTHVADAKCPANPDFSKGYVWKLYDSYEIFIADKDGKNIRQVTNNDSYDAEATVSPKGDKIIFTSLRDGDPELYIMDIDGSNQKRLTFEKGYDGGAFFSADGSKIVYRASRPKTDKELKDYDELVKEKLVRPGALEIFVMDADGKNKVQVTNFGKASFAPFFHPDGKRIIFCSNALSKDPRNFDLYLIKIDGTGLEQVTFNESFDGFPMFTKDGKHLVFASNRFNKEKGDTNVFFADWVDGE; this is encoded by the coding sequence ATGAAGAGCATTCTGCTTTTACTGATATCAATGGTTATTTTCAATTTTTCTGCAACAGCGCAAAATGCCGACAGCATGGTTTTTAAAGGTGAAAAGAGACTAAAAAATATAAAAATGATCACTGATGGTGGTGAAAATGCAGAAGCTTACCTCTCATTTGACAACAAAAAATTGATATTTCAGGCGAAAACCAAGGGGATGGAGTGCGATCAGATATTCACAATGAATATTGACGGAACAGATAAAAAAATGGTTTCTACCGGTCATGGCAGAACCACCTGCTCATATTTCATGCCTGGAGATGAATCGATCATCTATGCTTCCACACATGTGGCTGATGCCAAATGCCCTGCGAATCCTGATTTTTCAAAAGGTTATGTCTGGAAACTTTACGATTCCTACGAAATATTTATTGCCGACAAAGACGGTAAAAACATTCGTCAGGTAACCAACAATGATTCCTACGACGCTGAAGCAACAGTTTCACCGAAAGGTGATAAAATAATTTTTACCTCCCTTCGCGATGGTGATCCTGAACTGTATATAATGGACATTGACGGAAGCAACCAAAAACGGCTCACATTCGAAAAAGGATATGACGGTGGTGCCTTTTTCTCAGCAGACGGTTCCAAAATTGTTTACAGAGCAAGCAGACCAAAAACTGATAAAGAACTTAAGGACTATGACGAACTTGTAAAAGAAAAACTCGTCAGACCGGGCGCTCTTGAAATATTCGTAATGGATGCAGATGGCAAAAACAAGGTTCAGGTAACAAATTTTGGTAAGGCAAGTTTCGCTCCCTTCTTTCATCCCGATGGTAAAAGAATCATTTTCTGTTCAAATGCTTTAAGTAAGGACCCAAGGAATTTCGATCTTTACCTGATCAAGATTGACGGTACAGGTCTCGAACAGGTTACATTCAACGAATCTTTTGACGGATTCCCGATGTTTACTAAGGATGGAAAACACCTCGTTTTCGCCTCCAACAGATTTAACAAAGAAAAAGGTGATACCAATGTTTTCTTTGCCGACTGGGTTGATGGAGAATAA
- a CDS encoding MBL fold metallo-hydrolase: MVKSEYPIFWEKEDFSIKIFCSIPAIATGILLRAGETKIVIDPGDGILRDLNEELHPEEILSITDIFITHGHHDHVGGVWSLLTYLRVMRKRSPMNIHYPEGCFEIESIYNAFRTVYGLSTSYPIYLKPIMDSKRFSRHGVSITPFPVKHSEMTGKGNETRLVPAIGFKFGYGGKKICYGGDTAYCDELLHHAKGADLAILEAGEDDESVPGMHMTMEEAERIGKAAKEFFLVHVPQ; the protein is encoded by the coding sequence ATGGTTAAATCCGAATATCCAATCTTCTGGGAAAAGGAAGATTTCAGTATCAAGATCTTTTGTTCAATTCCTGCTATTGCCACGGGTATCTTATTGCGGGCCGGTGAGACGAAGATAGTCATTGATCCGGGTGACGGGATACTTCGTGATCTAAATGAAGAACTCCACCCCGAAGAGATTTTATCAATCACAGATATTTTTATTACTCATGGTCACCATGATCATGTCGGCGGAGTGTGGTCACTGCTTACCTACCTTCGCGTCATGAGGAAACGCTCTCCAATGAATATCCATTATCCCGAAGGATGCTTTGAGATAGAGAGTATTTATAATGCGTTCCGGACTGTTTACGGTCTAAGCACTTCCTATCCAATATATTTAAAGCCAATCATGGACTCTAAACGGTTCTCCCGTCACGGAGTCTCAATCACTCCATTTCCCGTAAAGCACAGTGAAATGACAGGAAAGGGAAACGAAACCCGACTCGTGCCTGCCATCGGATTTAAGTTTGGCTACGGTGGCAAGAAAATTTGCTATGGTGGTGATACTGCCTACTGTGACGAACTTTTGCACCACGCCAAAGGAGCCGACCTTGCGATACTCGAAGCAGGGGAGGACGATGAAAGCGTCCCCGGTATGCACATGACAATGGAAGAGGCTGAAAGAATCGGAAAAGCCGCCAAAGAATTTTTCCTTGTTCATGTCCCGCAATAA